The Saccharomonospora glauca K62 genome has a segment encoding these proteins:
- a CDS encoding TraM recognition domain-containing protein — MGDELTNILLGGVGAALGLALILRVAGTVAAFLSGLPQPASGLTGGVAVFFDPGNPGAELGVPGLSPVVYWIVTALLLAVVIAVVLWVWSLLRRHTRHTMRDPHRQEGTATGHEIAQVASTRALMRRAGNLRPSLDTPEPADVGYRLGTAHRRPIWASVEDSILLLGAPRSGKGLHVVIPMILDAPGAVVTTSTRPDNLTACLRARARIGPVAVFDPQHLAEGLPAGLRWSPIRGCESPQTAMIRAAGLASATGLASGGVEGGDFWEGKTRVALQCLLHAAALDRRRPVELFRWTLDPTAAAEAVAILTNHPDAAVGWNDALASMIDSDPRTRDSIWQGVSLSLAALSDPRVLDTVSPAEGEEFDPEAFIRDRGTLFLLATGAGAGNSASLVAALVEDLIETARRMAARSTGARLDPPLLLALDEVGNLAPLPSLPTLMAEGGGSGVTTLAVLQSLAQARDKWSEHQAGAIWDASIVKLILGGASNSKDLQDLSTLIGERDELTDSTTVGDYGSRSNQRSVRRVAIMPPDRIRTLPFGTAVTLLRSAPPIITDLTGWPARPDGKQLAADRAEIEQLLQAGEPPAAQSAESASAE; from the coding sequence ATGGGCGACGAGCTCACCAACATCCTCCTCGGCGGGGTCGGGGCGGCGCTCGGGCTCGCGCTGATCCTGCGCGTCGCAGGCACCGTGGCCGCGTTTCTCTCCGGTCTCCCGCAACCGGCCTCGGGGCTGACCGGCGGCGTCGCGGTGTTCTTCGACCCCGGCAATCCCGGCGCCGAGCTCGGCGTGCCCGGCCTGAGCCCGGTCGTGTACTGGATCGTCACCGCGCTGCTCCTCGCGGTCGTCATCGCCGTCGTGCTGTGGGTGTGGTCGCTGCTGCGTCGGCACACCCGCCACACGATGCGCGACCCGCACCGGCAGGAGGGCACCGCGACCGGGCACGAGATCGCCCAGGTCGCCTCCACCCGTGCGCTCATGCGCCGGGCGGGAAACCTGCGCCCCTCACTCGACACCCCCGAACCGGCCGACGTCGGCTACCGGCTCGGCACCGCGCACCGCCGCCCGATCTGGGCCAGCGTCGAAGACTCCATCCTCCTCCTCGGAGCCCCGAGAAGCGGGAAAGGCCTCCACGTCGTGATCCCGATGATCTTGGATGCGCCCGGCGCGGTCGTGACCACGAGCACCCGCCCCGATAACCTCACCGCATGCCTGCGGGCGAGGGCGCGGATCGGCCCGGTCGCGGTCTTCGACCCGCAACATCTTGCCGAGGGGCTGCCCGCTGGATTGCGGTGGTCGCCTATCCGGGGATGCGAGTCACCGCAGACCGCGATGATCCGCGCCGCCGGTCTCGCGTCGGCCACCGGCCTCGCCTCGGGCGGCGTCGAGGGCGGCGACTTCTGGGAAGGCAAGACCCGCGTCGCGCTGCAATGCCTGCTGCATGCCGCCGCCCTGGATCGTAGGAGGCCGGTCGAGCTGTTCCGCTGGACCCTCGACCCCACCGCGGCGGCCGAGGCGGTCGCGATCCTCACCAACCATCCCGACGCCGCAGTCGGGTGGAATGACGCGCTGGCGTCGATGATCGACTCCGACCCGCGCACCCGCGACTCGATCTGGCAGGGCGTCTCCCTCTCCCTCGCCGCACTCTCCGACCCGCGGGTGCTCGACACCGTATCCCCGGCCGAAGGCGAAGAGTTCGACCCGGAAGCGTTCATCAGAGACCGCGGCACGCTGTTCCTGCTCGCGACCGGCGCCGGCGCCGGCAACAGCGCCTCCCTCGTTGCCGCTCTGGTGGAAGACCTCATCGAGACCGCGCGGCGCATGGCCGCCCGCTCCACCGGGGCGAGACTCGACCCGCCGTTGTTGCTCGCCTTGGACGAGGTCGGCAACTTGGCGCCGCTTCCCAGCCTGCCGACGCTCATGGCCGAGGGCGGCGGCAGCGGCGTGACGACCCTCGCGGTGCTGCAGTCGCTCGCGCAGGCGCGGGATAAATGGTCAGAGCACCAGGCCGGCGCGATCTGGGATGCCTCCATCGTGAAGCTCATCCTCGGCGGCGCCTCCAACTCGAAAGACCTGCAAGACCTCTCCACGCTGATCGGGGAGCGCGACGAGCTCACCGACTCCACCACGGTCGGCGACTACGGCTCCCGCTCCAACCAGAGATCGGTGCGCCGGGTCGCGATCATGCCGCCGGACCGGATCAGGACGCTCCC